TCGGGAACCGGCTGAAAAGAACATCGCGGTGTGTCGCGAGGTCCAGACACGTATGGCTGCGGGCGCGATGCGCATTGCGGGAGACGCCGCAATGTCACAGGCTTTTAGGCTCGCCAATCTGGCGATGGATATTCAGCACGGTTGGGATCCGGAGAAAAGCAAACGTGGCCCGTTAAACTGGCGGCCGTTCCAGCTCGGTTTCATCCTGCTCGCGGCGGCATCGGTTGTGGACCGACAACATCCTGAACGCAAGTTCATGGACTTGCTCTGGTTTCCCACCGGCGGTGGCAAGACCGAGGCGTATCTTGCTCTGATTGCATTCCTCGCGTTTTTCAGACGCCTGTCCGCCGAAAACAGTCCGGACGAGGGTGATGGCGTCGCCGCGATCATGCGATACACGCTGCGGCTATTGACGACGCAGCAGTTCACACGCGCTGCTTCCGTCCTGCTTGCCTGCGAGGTGATTCGACGTGGGCGTATCCACGAGGCCGACGTGTCCCTTGGTGAGCTGGGACAAACTCCTTTTTCGATAGGGCTTTGGGTTGGCGGCGAGGCAGTACCGAACAGAGTAAGCGACGCTGCCGCCGCGCTGGGGGGCGCGCCAGATCAGCCGACGCCCAAACAGCTTGTGCAGTGCCCTGCCTGCCGGGAGCCGCTGACTTGGCAACACGACGAACCGGCCGATGCCATTCACGTACGATGCGAGAATGAAGAATGCCTCCTTTTTGATCCCGACGCCCCTCTCCCTGTCTGGACCGTGGACGAAGACGTGTATCGGATACGGCCGACACTGCTGATAGGCACTATTGACAAGTTTGCGCAGATCGTCCGACGCAAGGAAATCAATGGTCTCTTTGGCCTAAACACCGGCCAGACGCCCGATTTGATTCTCCAGGACGAGTTGCATCTGATCTCCGGACCGCTCGGCACGGTCGCCGGACTTTATGAAGCGGCTGTTGACCGTATGTTTTCGTCGAGCAGCAGTCGTCCGAAAATCATCGGGTCTACGGCCACAATTCGGCGTGCATCAGAACAGGTGGCTTCTCTGTTCGACCGCCAGACCGCACAGTTTCCACCGTCGTGTATCGACGCGGATGACTCTGCCTTTGCGGTGGTGGACCGGGCCGCACCTGGCCGCGAATACGTGGGTGTCACGACGGCGGGACGGTCGGCCAAATTCACTCTCCAGGCCGTAGCAGCATCCCTTCTTCAGTCCGCGTCCGGCGGCGCAACAGACGACGACGCCCGAGATCCGTACTGGACTCTGGTGTCGTATTTCAACTCGTTGCGCGAACTTGGCGGTGCACTCGTGCTGATGCAGGACGACGTTAACGACAGCCTTTCGCTCCTTGCGCAGCGGCGAAACGAGACATCTCGTCAACCCGAATTCATAGAGGAACTGACTTCGAGGCGCACTCAGGCCGAAGTCAGGGACATGCTGGACCGCCTCGCAATCCGCTGCGACGCCCAAGGAGCCCTCGATGTTGTCCTCGCGACCAACATGCTGAGCGTGGGAGTGGACATACCGCGTCTCGGCCTGATGCTCGTGAACGGTCAGCCCAAGGGCATTGCCGAATACATTCAAGCCACGAGCCGTGTGGGGCGCGGCGATGTACCCGGTCTCGTCGTCGCTGTGCTCAACAACGCAAAGGCCCGCGACCGATCGCACTACGAGAGCTTCCCAACTTGGCATGCGACGCTCTATCGAGATGTCGAACCGACGAGCGTTACGCCCTTCGCATCCCGGGCACGGGACCGGGCCCTGCACGCTGTGCTGGTGGCGCTGGTGCGGCATCTCGTTCCCGGTATGTTGGACAGACCCGCGCTGGACGACGATGCCGTCGAGGCTGCAAGGGACCTGATCAACGACATCGTTCAGAGATCCTCGGCGATTGATCCGCAGGAGACCGCCGTGCAGCTGGAGCTGGAACGCTGCCTCGACAAGTGGGAGTTCCGTGCCCCCAGCAGTTACTGGACGCGGCGGGTTGGCGGCTCCCTGTTGCAAGATGCGGAACGGGCTGCGACGCTCCGGGCGATGGGACGCTTGCCAGGAGAGGCTTGGCCGACATTGAACAATATGCGTAGCGTCGAGGCCTCAACGCGATTCAGACTCGCCGAACGGTTGCGAGAACGAGCACCAAGGGAAGAGGACGATGGCCAATAACCGACTCGGCGATTTGCGGAGAAGCGCCGCTGTCATGACATTCGGCCCGGGCTCGGTTGTGGACTTCCGTGCCGACGGTGCGCCTGTATCAGCCGTCTCGGCCGGACTTGAGGAATGGGATAAATCCTTCCCGCCGCCTGGTCTGGTCAACAGTCAACGGATCGCGGAGCCGAGGTTGCAGAGAAAGCTCTCCGTTGCAGGCTTTCGTCTGCCGCCTGTCGTCGACGAGAACTACCGGGACAAAGACGGCAATCCCGACCGCCGCACCCTCGTCGCGGCGCGGTTTCCAGAATGGCTTCAATGCCCGCAGTGTGACCGCCTCGCCCCGTCGGCCCGCTGGTCGCACGACCCCGGCCGGGCTTACCGTTATTGCGCGCCTTGTACGCGAAAGGCGCCTGGGCAACGCAAGGTCTTTGTGGTTCCGATCCGTTTCGTGATGGCATGTGCCAAGGGGCACCTGGACGATTTCCCGTGGCATATTTGGGTCGAGCACACAGAAGATTGTGAGAAAAAGGAGCGCGCCGATTTATTTCTGAGATCCCAACGACCGGGCTTAGCTGGGCTGATCCTGAGTTGCCGTGAATGCAACGCTCGACGATCCATGGACGGCGTTTTCAGCGCGCAGACATGGCGCGGCTTCCCTTGCCGAGGACGACGGCCGTGGCTCGCAGCTCCCAACGAAACATGCGACCGCGACCCGCGCACCGTGCAACGCGGCGCATCGAACCTCTACTTTCCGGTACTCGAGTCGGCACTGAGCATTCCCCCGTGGTCGGACGCACTTCAGGAAGCGCTCGGGGTCTACTGGAATTCGATTGTCAACACAAAGCCGGAAGACCGCGCCACGTTCATCCGCATTCTCGCCCAAGGCCAAGGCGAACTGGCGCCAGTTCTCAGGGAACTCGGCCTCAGCCCGGAGGAGTTGGGGCAGCAAATCGAAGACCGGCTTACTCGATACAATGATGATGCCATCTTGAATATACGCCAGGAGGAATATCGACAATTCCTGTTGGGGGCCGATACTGTAGGCACAGACGCACGTGAATTTGAAGTGCGGAATGTGCCTGTGCCCGACAGCTTGCGCCCCTTTCTAAGTCGCGTCGTCCGCGTTGTGCGGCTGCGCGAGGTACGTGCTTTAAAAGGCTTCACCCGCATTAATCCACCCGGAGACGAAGATAGTCCGGATATCGCCGCAATTTCCGTCCGCGAGCTGGATTGGCTTCCAGCGATCGAGGTTCGCGGTGAAGGTATTTTTCTGGCCTTTAATCAGCAGGCACTTGGCCTATGGGAAGTGCAGGAACTCGCGGTGCAGCGCGCGCGAAGTGTCCACGAGGCGTGGCGGATGGAATGGCGTCGGCGCCACGGGGATAGCGAACCCGCTTGGCAGATTACGCCGCGCTACTTGCTCGCCCATACTTTTGCCCATGCGCTCATGCGCCAGCTCACGCTGGAATGCGGGTACTCGACGGCGGCCCTGCGCGAGCGGCTCTATGTTAGCGATGGGAACGACGGCATGGCGGGCCTACTGATCTATACCGCCACCTCCGATTCGGACGGAACCCTTGGGGGTCTGCAACGGCAGGGGGAGGCCCACCGTATCCGACGAGCGGTCGAAGCGGCAATTGGGTCGATGGAATGGTGTTCTTCCGATCCCTTGTGCATCGAGGGCATGATCGCTGGTTCCGATGGGCTGTCCCTCGCCGCGTGCCACGCCTGTGTTCTTGCACCCGAAACTGCCTGTGAACAATACAACCGGTTTCTGGACAGAGCCGTGCTTTTGGGATTGCCGGCTGCGCCCGAAGTGGGTTTCTTCGCGCCACCAAAGGAGATTGCATGACATGGCGTTGATGTGGCCCCGTACATTGCCACCCGATGTTACGGGCAACACACTCCGGAGCACCGAGTGCGAGGTGTTCAGACGGTTGGAGGTTGTTCTTGATGATTCGTTCGTCGTCTTCTATTCGCGGCCTTGGCTCGGCCTCAAATCAGATGGTGAAGAGATCGACGGCGAATGCGATTTTATCGTCGCGCACGGCGAACTGGGGATGCTTACACTTGAGGTAAAGGGCGGTGCGGTTGCTTATGACCCGCGCACCAATCAGTGGACGAGCCGTGATCGTTGGAAGGTGACACACAACATCAAGAATCCGGTGCACCAGGCCAGAATTGCGAAATACGAGCTTCTAAAAAAGCTGAACACGTCTCCAGACTGGAAAGCCCGACGCATTCGGGCGCGCCACGGTGTTGTGCTTCCGCATTCCTCAACTCCGCAGGATGATCTCGGCCCAGATATGCCGCTGCGGATTTTCTGCTTCGCGGAGACATTCCAAGACGGATTCCAGGATTGGATTCTGAAACGCTTCGGCGAACCGCTGGCGAATGAAGGGCGCACCAGCAAGATGGGAGAAGACGGTCTCAAGGCGTTGGAGCAGTTCCTTGCGCGGCCGTTCCAGTTTCGCACGCCCCTTGGAACGCTATTGTCCCAAGACGATGCCGCTCTAGAGGTTCTCACGCAACAGCAGTTTCATATCCTGCGTGCGATTGAAGGCGTACCGCGCGTTGCGATCAGCGGCGCGGCAGGAACGGGGAAAACAGTGCTGGCAATGGAGGAAGCTAGGCGCTGCGCGGAAAGCGGGGCCCGCACCTTGTTCGTCTGCTATAACCGCGGTTTGGCAATCGAGGTCCGACGTCGCCTGAAGGACAGCCTGCCGGTTGCAGCGACGACGTTCCATGAGCTTTGCGCGGATTTGACCGTACGCGCGGGTGTCTCGCCTCCGGAAGGTGTTTCGGACAGACAGCTGTTTGAGGAAATCTGGCCGGAACACTTGATGGATGCATTCGAACGGCTTCCTGACGAAAGATACGATGCGATCATCGTTGACGAGGGACAGGATTTTTGGCCTCTGTGGTGGACGGCCGTCGAGGCAGGCCTGGGCAACGACGGTCTGAGGTTGCTTCGCATATTCTACGACAACAACCAGCGTGTGTACGCTAGTGCTAGCAATCTTCCCGAAGATGTTGATTTGGTCCCGATTCGCCTCACCCTGAACCTCCGGAACACACGGCGCATACACGAAATCGTGCGGCAACACTACAGAGGTCACGAGATCGAGCCGGTGGGTCCTGAAGGTGTCGATGTCCGCTGGATTAGAATCAATACGCTAGACGAGATCGGGCGTCGTATCTCCGAGTGCGTCGAGCGGCTTTACTCACTGGAACATGTGCCGCCTAGCAACATTGCTGTCCTCGGAGCCAACGAAACCGTGATCAAAAAGATCGGGCCGGGCAGCCGCGTGGGTAAGTTTCGTACGGTACGATGCGACCAACCGTCTAATGGGGGGATCGTCATGGACACCATCAGACGGTTCAAGGGTTTGGAGCGCGCGGTCGTCGTTATCGCTGCGACACCTGAAACTGTGACCGACAACGAACTGCCCTACGTCGCCCTCTCGCGAGCGCGCACACACTTGGTGATTGTTGGTACCGCAACAGTCCTCGACCGCATGCGTAGTATGACGGCTGCACCTATCCACTGATTGATCATTGTTCAATGTCGTGCACCGTTGATGTCCACGGAGCCAGCACAGACAGCAACCGAAGATGCTTCGCTAACGGGCTACGGCCGCGTAACATAACCCCATAGCGGTCAGACGCAGGGTAAGGAATGCAGCTCGTCCCTTTTACAAACGCTCACTCTGCTGATCTTTGGGTCGACGCGGTCTACCAAGGAGGCCGCACGGGGAACGCTGGGGACGACCCGTTGCCGCACCTTGTCCGCGTCAGCAACTCTGGTGGATTCCGGTATCGCGGTCAAGTCGACGAACTGGACCTGGTGGTCTTGACTTCTTCGGGCAAGGACCCAGACTGGCCGGACATGCTGGATCCGGAGACAGGTGTTTACACTTACTTCGGAGACAACAAAAGCGCTGGTCCGCTACACGAGACGCCCAGAAAGGGCAACGAGCTTCTTCGACGAATCTTCGATCTGGCGCATTCCGGCCTCGACGGACGCCGACAGGTACCTCCCATTTTCCTTTTCGAGAACACGGGTGAATGGAGAGATGTTAGATTTCTCGGACTAGCTGTTCCTGGCACCGCCGACCTCCGGGCATCTGAAGACCTTGTTGCCATCTGGAGGATTTCCAAAGGAAGTCGATTTCAGAACTATCGTGCCCGTTTCTCTGTTCTTAACACTCCAACGCTGTCACGGGCTTGGATAGAGGACATCATTGCCGGCAATCCCCACTCCTCCAACGCTCCTGAAGCATGGTCGACTTGGGTTCGAACCGGTCAACCGCGGTCGCTGTTCGCTACCAGATCACTAGAGTACAGGACCAAAGATGAACAAATTCCGAGACAGTCAAGAGACCTCGCCATCCTGAAAAGAGTTCACGAATACTTTCGAGAAAACTTTCACGCATTCGAGCGCTGTGCCGCCAAGTTTTCACGGCTACTTCTTCCCGATATCGCAGATATCGATTTGACACGGCCTTCTCGTGACGGCGGCCGCGACGGGATTGGAAGACTGCGCGTCGGGAGCGGACCATCCAGTATTTTGGTCGACTTTGCACTTGAGGCTAAGTGCTACAATGTTTCAGCAGGAGTAGGTGTAAAGGATATGTCTCGGTTGATTTCGCGACTGCGGCACCGACAGTTTGGCATTCTGGTAACAACCAGCTATGTTAACGTCCAAGCGTATCGAGAGATCAAAGAAGACCAGCATCCTATTATCGTCATCGCTGGCGTAGATATAGTAATGCTGTTGCGAAACGACGGTTACGCTGATCCAGGTTCGGTCCAAACGTGGCTAGAACAGAATTTCGTTCTTGAGAAGTAAACAAGCTTCGCGGTTGCCCTTCAGCCGAAAAAATCGGCAAATTGCCAATTGTTACAGAAGCGCCCGGAGGGCGAGTTCGCCCAGCGGAAGAACGTCATGATCGACTGGATGCTCCGCGAGAACCTCTGCACTCAGCTCCGGCGCGGGTCAAGCGCATTCTCGGAAGACACGGCCACCCACGTGACAAGCAGGGGAAGACCACCCGGGGCTGTGTTGGAACAGGCCGAAGCGCTATCCGCGGGCTGAGCTGCGTAAGCTGTGAATGTGCCGTGTGGCCCTGACAACGGGCCGAAGCGGAGCACCTAGCCGGCCTTGTACGCTACAGTAACCCTCTTCCCGATAAACCCGTTCCGGACTGGGACGCGGCGGAAGCCACATCGGCCCAGAAGAGCCGTCAGCCCCTATGTGCGGTTCCACATTGCATGACAACACCGATCTTGGCGGCTGCCGACCAAGGCACTAACACTTCCGTTTCCTCCATGATGAGTAATATTACTCATTATACTGAGTAAGAGACCGTACACACGACCCCGCGCCATGGACCTGCTCGCCCGGCTGCGGGAGCCGCGCCGTTTCCTCCAGATCATGACCGATGCGCGGCAGGTGGGCAAGACGACCCTGATCACACAGGTCGCCAGGCAGTCAGGACTGGCGCATCGCTTTGCCAGCGCGGACGAACCGACCTTGCGTGGACCGGAGTGGATAGCTCAACAGTGGGACGCGGCGAGGCTCATGGCGGACGATGCGGGTGCCGACGGTGCGCTGTTCCTCCTGGACGAGGTGCAGAAGGCGCCGAACTGGGCGGAAACGGTCAAACGCCTGTGGGATGAGGACACGCGGACCGGCCGCCGGCTCAAGGTGGTGCTGTCGGGTTCGGCGCAGCTTCTGATCGGACGGGATCTGACCGAGAGCCTTGCGGGGCGTTTCGAGCTCTTGCACCTTCCACACTGGAGCCTTCGCGAAATGCAGGCGGCTTTCGGTTGGTCCGCGGAGCAGTTCCTGTTCTACGGCGCCTATCCCGGTGCGGCGCCGCTGGCGAGACGGCCGGCCCGGTGGTCCCGCTACGTCCGCGACTCGCTCATCGAACCGACGATTGGCCGCGACGTGCTGCTGCTCTCCCGAGTGGACAAGCCGGCGTTGCTGCGCCGGTTGTTCGAACTGGGCTGTGCGTACTCGGGTCAGATCCTGTCCTACACCAAGATGCTGGGACAGCTCCGGACGCCGGCAACACCACGACGCTGGCTCACTACCTCGACCTGTTGGCCGGTGCGGGCATGTTGGCGGGTTTGCAGAAATATGCGGGTGCCACGGTGCGGTGGCGAGGTTCCAGCCCGAAGCTGCAAGTCCTCAATACGGCGCTGATGACCGCCGGATCAAGTCTCACCCTGGCACAGGCGCGCACGGACCGCGAGTTCTGGGGACGGCTGGTGGAGACCGCGGTGGGCGCGCATCTGGCGAATGCGGCGGCCTCGGGCACGTGCGAAGTCTTCTACTGGCGCGACCGCAACCGCGAGGTGGATTTCGTGGTGCGCGCGGGCCGGGCGGTGACGGCGATCGAAGTCAAGAGCGGCCGCACCCGCCAGACGCTGCCGGGAATGGCCGGCTTCGCCGAGGGTTTTCGCTCCGACCGCAGCCTGCTTGTGGGTGGTGACGGCATCGCCGCCGACGAGTTTCTGTCGAAGCCGGTGGAACACTGGGTGTGTCCATGACAGGAATCGCCGAAACCGTGTTCCCGCGGAGCCCCTAGGCCAGTCCTCCCAAACTTGCTAGAATCGTCGCTTCGGCACCACACGCCGTCGAAGCTCCGTTCCGAGCCGGAAACCGTCCGGAAATTCCGGCCATTTCCAGGGCGCTCAAGAAGACCGTAACCGGATTTGCGTGTCCGCACACGCCCGGACTGTTCGGGGGTGCGGGCGAAAGGGGAGAGCAACTGATGGACCTCGTCGCTTGCCGCGAGGCGGCGAATCTTCGGAACATCGCGATCATCGCGCACGTGGACCACGGCAAGACCACGCTGGTGGACGCGATGCTGTGGCAGAGCGGGACGTTCCGCGAGAACCAGGACGTGCGCGAGCGGGTGCTGGACTCCATGGACCTGGAGCGCGAGAAGGGCATCACGATCATGGCGAAGAACGCCTCCGTGACCTACCGCGGCGTCAAGGTCAACATCGCCGACACGCCGGGTCACGTGGATTTCGGGGGCGAGGTCGAACGCACCCTGCGCATGGTCGACGGGGTCATGCTGCTCGTGGACGCGGCGGAGGGGCCCATGCCCCAGACCCGCGCGGTGCTGGCGCAGGCGCTGGGACTGGGACTGCCGCCCATCGTGGTCATCAACAAGATCGACCGCCAGGACGCTCGCCCGGCGGAAGTCCTGAACGAGATCTACGACCTTTTCATCGACCTGGGCGCCACCGAGGAGCAGATCGAGTTTCCGGTCATCTACTCGGTCGCCCGACAGGGAAGATGCACCCCGTCGCCGGGCGGCGAGCTTACCGATCTGCGTCCGCTGTTCGAGGCGATCCTGGAGCACGTCCCGCCGCCCGCCGGGGAGCCGGACCGCCCGTTGCAGATCCTGGTCACCAACGTGGCGCCCGACGACTACCTCGGACCGCTGGCCATCGGCCGCGTGGTGGACGGCACGGTGCGGAACCGGCAGCCGGTGACCCTTTGCCGGCGTGACGGTTCGCAGACTCCGGCCGCGGTCGCGGAGCTGTTCATCTATGAAGGCCTCGGGCGCGTCCCGGTGCCGTCGGCCGGCCCCGGAGAGATCGTCGCGCTGGCGGGCATGAGCGGCATCGGGCTGGGGGAGAGCATCGCCGGCGGCGAGGACCCCAGGCCGCTGCCGGCGCTCGACGTGGAGGAACCGACGCTGTCGATGGAGTTCTCCATCAACGACTCCCCGTTCAGCGGAAAGGACGGCCGCTACCTGACCTCGCGCCAACTCCGGGCGCGTCTGCTCAAGGAGGCGGAGCACAACCTCGCCATCCGGGTGGAGCCCATCGAATCGTCCGACCGTTTCCTGGTGTACGGCCGGGGAGAATTGCAGCTCGCCGTCCTGATCGAGCAGATGCGGCGGGAAGGGTACGAGTTCTCGGTGGGCATGCCACGGGTGTTGACCCGCATGGTGGACGGTGCGGTCCACGAGCCATACGAGCTGGCCATCATCGAGACCGATGAGGAGTACCAGGGAATCGTGGTGCAGAAGCTCGGCGCGCGCAGGGGCGTCCTGGTCAAGCTGGCGGACCGCGGCTCGGGACGGGTCCGCCTGGAGATCGAGGTGCCCAGCCGCGGGCTGATCGGATACAGGACCGAGTTCCTCACCGACACCAAGGGCACGGGAACCCTCACGCACATGTTCGTCGGCTACCGGCCCTGGGCGGGCGACATCGTCCATCGTTCCACTGGCGCGCTGGTGGCCGACCGCAGGGGCCGCGTCACCGGTTATGCGATGGTCAACCTGCAGGAGCGCGGCGAGCTGTTCGTCGGGCCCACCGAGCCGGTGTACGGCGGCATGCTGGTGGGACAGAGCAGCCGCGACAAGGACATGGACGTGAACATCACCAAGGAGAAGAAGCTCACGAACATGCGCGCCTCCGTCCTCAAGGGCATCGAAAAGATCGTGCCTCCGCTGCGCATGTCCCTGGAGCAGGCCATCGAGTTCATCCGCCACGACGAGCTGATCGAAGTGACGCCGTGCAATCTCCGGCTGCGGAAGCGCCACCTGGACCCGAACGAACGGAGGTATCACGCCGTCCGTCAGGCCGACGTAGCCGCCGGCACCCACCCATAACCGCCGACTTGCCGTCGGCCGACCTTTCAATCAGCCGTACCCCAACCTTGCAATCAGCCGAAGCCGACGCACGCGGCGCTGCTCGAATAGGCAGGTCTTGACACGTCATGATTTGTCATGACATGTTCGAGCCATGTCCAAGACGCGTGAGAAATTCGCCACTCAGGTCAATTCCGAAATCTTGTCCACCATCCGCGCGATCGCCGAGCAGGAGGGCCGCCAGCTTCAGGCCCTCGTCGATGAGGCGCTGGCCGACCTGATCGAAAAACGAAAACACGGCCGGCCCCGGCCGCAGGTCATGGCAGCCTATCTCGCCAGCCATGACAAGTACGGCGAGCTCTACAAGAAGCTCGCCCAATGAGTGACTATCTTACGCTGGCTGAAGTCCTCGCCATTCACGCGGACCAGATCCAACGGTACGGAGGAACGGAAGGGATTCGGGATCCCGGTCTTCTGGAGGCGGCGCTCTATCGGCCGCAGACCGGCTACTACGCCGATCTCATCGAGGAAGCCGCCGCGTTGTGGGAGAGCCTCGCCCAGAACCATCCATTTCTTGACGGTAACAAGCGTGTGGCCTTTGCAGCCACGTACACGTTTCTCGCGATCAACGGAGCACGACTGACGGCGGACCCGGAAGAGGCCTACGCGTTCATCTCGGGGCTGTACGAATCCGGGAGGTTCCGTTTCGACGAGTTGGCGGCATGGCTCCGGCGCCATGTCGAAAGACCCCCTCAGGCGTCCGGCTCCTGGTAAAGCCTCTTGGCATTACCGCTCAGCACGGCTTCCTTGTCCTCCTCGGACAAGTCCTCGCGCGCCAGCAGTTCGTCGATCTCGTGGCGACACTTCGCCGCATCGAAGACTTCGTGCGGAAAGTCGCTGCCGAAGAGAAAGCCGTCCCGGCCGGCGTTCTGCACGGCGAAGCCGAGGCCGCCGTCGTCCACGTCGAAGCCGATGAAGATCCTTCCCTCGCGCATCTGTTTGCGGAAATAGTCGCTGGCTTTCTCCCCCAGCTTGGGGCCTCCGAGAATTTCGCCTTCCAGGTCCACCTGCATGTGGCCCTCGTGATGGGAACGGTCGAGCCGGTCCAGGAAGAAGGGCACCCAGGTGGAGCCCCCTTCGAGAAACCCCACGCGCAGCCCGGGGAACCGCTCGAAGACCCCGTGGGAGACCATGGCGGCCGCCTGGATCATGATGCCCATGGGATGCCCGATGGCGTGCACCGGATAGTAGGTGCTGAAGGTGTCCATGCCCAGGTGGTGCAGGGCGCCGACGTGCACCGCCAGGGAGCAGTTGAGCTTCTCCGCCTCCTCGTAGATGGGCCAGTAGAGCTTCGCTCCGAGGTGGTTCTGCAAGCCTTCTCCGTTGGAGGGCAGCATGGCTCCGATCATTCCCTGCTGCGTGACGGCGCGGTGCAGTTCCTCCACGGCCGCGTCCACGTCCTGGATCGGAATGAGGGCCACCCCCTTGAGCTTGGGGCTGCGGTTGAGGAACGTGTCGTAGAGCCAGTTGTTGTAGGCGCGGCAGGCGGCGATGGCCCATTCCATCGACACGAGCCGGCCCATGGCCAGGCCCCAGGTGGGATAGAGCACCGACCAGTCGATGCCCGTCTGCTCCAGGAACTCCAGCCACTCCTCCGGACCGGGATTGCCGAACTCCTTCTGCCCGAAGGACGGCTTCAGGTAGTGGAAATGGAGGTGGTCGAGCACGGGGAAGGTCTGCCACGCCCGGCAGCCCTTCGGCATGTACTTGACCAGTTCCTCGTTCCGGGCCAGTTCGTTCACGTGACCGTCGCCATCGATGACCTGCATGGAAAACCTCCCTTGACAGCGCCTGGGCAACTGTACTACTGACGGTTGTATACTGTTTTGTCGACAGTTTTGCACACTATTTTAAGGTGTCCGCCGTGTCAAGCTCTCGAAACAATCTCGTTCAGAAGGCCCTGGATCACCTCACCGGTG
Above is a window of Deltaproteobacteria bacterium DNA encoding:
- a CDS encoding helicase-related protein; this encodes MMREALLDRLKRDLIGPYAQNEVLNSRPSDVYLTGILWPHETRMGAEEDEHFGLSGAEDGETDGGGEEEEISLAGLSRPCSAGVSFAARAVEGGADVDVSVRFATYEPVTATESEATSGSEAGESEEGSRAWGRTEWRRHAYDILVDGPVLQGGRPFIDLETRGAPPGVKLHVRTILWPGGTLATITLLNQAQPEKDEGREGIERLTLFQVRVEIRPRQGTVLVARPSRRAVLDEEDRSAALLYRTAHEFANGHTCSAEWETGPDPATASLVATCWTPTATVPAANTDGHPVFDTLRGDEKHKPLSARWLATAGVEELAEALQQLPTAYGNWIGTKETEATSLPERFREPAEKNIAVCREVQTRMAAGAMRIAGDAAMSQAFRLANLAMDIQHGWDPEKSKRGPLNWRPFQLGFILLAAASVVDRQHPERKFMDLLWFPTGGGKTEAYLALIAFLAFFRRLSAENSPDEGDGVAAIMRYTLRLLTTQQFTRAASVLLACEVIRRGRIHEADVSLGELGQTPFSIGLWVGGEAVPNRVSDAAAALGGAPDQPTPKQLVQCPACREPLTWQHDEPADAIHVRCENEECLLFDPDAPLPVWTVDEDVYRIRPTLLIGTIDKFAQIVRRKEINGLFGLNTGQTPDLILQDELHLISGPLGTVAGLYEAAVDRMFSSSSSRPKIIGSTATIRRASEQVASLFDRQTAQFPPSCIDADDSAFAVVDRAAPGREYVGVTTAGRSAKFTLQAVAASLLQSASGGATDDDARDPYWTLVSYFNSLRELGGALVLMQDDVNDSLSLLAQRRNETSRQPEFIEELTSRRTQAEVRDMLDRLAIRCDAQGALDVVLATNMLSVGVDIPRLGLMLVNGQPKGIAEYIQATSRVGRGDVPGLVVAVLNNAKARDRSHYESFPTWHATLYRDVEPTSVTPFASRARDRALHAVLVALVRHLVPGMLDRPALDDDAVEAARDLINDIVQRSSAIDPQETAVQLELERCLDKWEFRAPSSYWTRRVGGSLLQDAERAATLRAMGRLPGEAWPTLNNMRSVEASTRFRLAERLRERAPREEDDGQ
- a CDS encoding DUF1998 domain-containing protein; amino-acid sequence: MANNRLGDLRRSAAVMTFGPGSVVDFRADGAPVSAVSAGLEEWDKSFPPPGLVNSQRIAEPRLQRKLSVAGFRLPPVVDENYRDKDGNPDRRTLVAARFPEWLQCPQCDRLAPSARWSHDPGRAYRYCAPCTRKAPGQRKVFVVPIRFVMACAKGHLDDFPWHIWVEHTEDCEKKERADLFLRSQRPGLAGLILSCRECNARRSMDGVFSAQTWRGFPCRGRRPWLAAPNETCDRDPRTVQRGASNLYFPVLESALSIPPWSDALQEALGVYWNSIVNTKPEDRATFIRILAQGQGELAPVLRELGLSPEELGQQIEDRLTRYNDDAILNIRQEEYRQFLLGADTVGTDAREFEVRNVPVPDSLRPFLSRVVRVVRLREVRALKGFTRINPPGDEDSPDIAAISVRELDWLPAIEVRGEGIFLAFNQQALGLWEVQELAVQRARSVHEAWRMEWRRRHGDSEPAWQITPRYLLAHTFAHALMRQLTLECGYSTAALRERLYVSDGNDGMAGLLIYTATSDSDGTLGGLQRQGEAHRIRRAVEAAIGSMEWCSSDPLCIEGMIAGSDGLSLAACHACVLAPETACEQYNRFLDRAVLLGLPAAPEVGFFAPPKEIA
- a CDS encoding AAA family ATPase, whose product is MALMWPRTLPPDVTGNTLRSTECEVFRRLEVVLDDSFVVFYSRPWLGLKSDGEEIDGECDFIVAHGELGMLTLEVKGGAVAYDPRTNQWTSRDRWKVTHNIKNPVHQARIAKYELLKKLNTSPDWKARRIRARHGVVLPHSSTPQDDLGPDMPLRIFCFAETFQDGFQDWILKRFGEPLANEGRTSKMGEDGLKALEQFLARPFQFRTPLGTLLSQDDAALEVLTQQQFHILRAIEGVPRVAISGAAGTGKTVLAMEEARRCAESGARTLFVCYNRGLAIEVRRRLKDSLPVAATTFHELCADLTVRAGVSPPEGVSDRQLFEEIWPEHLMDAFERLPDERYDAIIVDEGQDFWPLWWTAVEAGLGNDGLRLLRIFYDNNQRVYASASNLPEDVDLVPIRLTLNLRNTRRIHEIVRQHYRGHEIEPVGPEGVDVRWIRINTLDEIGRRISECVERLYSLEHVPPSNIAVLGANETVIKKIGPGSRVGKFRTVRCDQPSNGGIVMDTIRRFKGLERAVVVIAATPETVTDNELPYVALSRARTHLVIVGTATVLDRMRSMTAAPIH
- a CDS encoding restriction endonuclease; the encoded protein is MQLVPFTNAHSADLWVDAVYQGGRTGNAGDDPLPHLVRVSNSGGFRYRGQVDELDLVVLTSSGKDPDWPDMLDPETGVYTYFGDNKSAGPLHETPRKGNELLRRIFDLAHSGLDGRRQVPPIFLFENTGEWRDVRFLGLAVPGTADLRASEDLVAIWRISKGSRFQNYRARFSVLNTPTLSRAWIEDIIAGNPHSSNAPEAWSTWVRTGQPRSLFATRSLEYRTKDEQIPRQSRDLAILKRVHEYFRENFHAFERCAAKFSRLLLPDIADIDLTRPSRDGGRDGIGRLRVGSGPSSILVDFALEAKCYNVSAGVGVKDMSRLISRLRHRQFGILVTTSYVNVQAYREIKEDQHPIIVIAGVDIVMLLRNDGYADPGSVQTWLEQNFVLEK